atttgCGCTCCGAAATTGCGATCTGAATTAAATGATTCGTGATCTGCGCTCCGAAgttgcgatctgaatcaaatgactcGCTATTTGCGCTCCGAAATTGCGATCTGAATTAAATGATTCGTGATCTGCGCTCCGAAgttgcgatctgaatcaaatgactcGCTATTTGCGCTCCGAAATTGCGATCTGAATTAAATGATTCGTGATCTgcgctccgaagttccgatctgaatcaaatgactcGCTATTTgcgctccgaagttccgatctgaatcaaatgatttgtgatttgCGCTCCGAAAttgcgatctgaatcaaatgattcgcgatctgcGCTCCGATGTTCCGATCAGAATCAAATGACTCGCTATTTgcgctccgaagttccgatctgaatcaaatgactcGCTATTTgcgctccgaagttccgatctgaatcaaatgatttgcgatttgCGCTCCGAAAttgcgatctgaatcaaatgactcGCTATTTgcgctccgaagttccgatctgaatcaaatgactcGCTATTTGCGCTCCGAAgttgcgatctgaatcaaatgatttgcgaactgcgctccgaagttccgatctgaatcaaatgattcgctatttgcgctccgaagttccgatctgaatcaaatgatttgcgatttgCGCTCCGAAATTGCGATCTGAATTAAATGATTCGTGATCTGCGCTCCGAAgttgcgatctgaatcaaatgattcgcgatctgcGCTCCGatgttccgatctgaatcaaatgattcgcgaactgcgctccgaagttccgatcagaatcaaatgattcgcgatctgcGCTCTGAAgttgcgatctgaatcaaatgattcgcgaactgcgctccgaagttccgatctgaatcaaatgattcgcgatatgcgctccgaagttccgatctgaatcaaattattcaaattttagtAGTCACTGGATTTTGGTAAGAACACGTCCATAGCATCCCTATTCATACGACCTTGGacaatattagtatttttactctctttcaaaaaaaaaaacaacaaaaaaaaaaacttccttttATAAGAAGCATCAAATGCATTTATAGGAAGTTTCCCCCCCAATCAAACAGTCTTAGTCAAATGATGATAGACTGACTAAACTGTATTTTTGTCCAGCTCTTGTATAAACATCTGGCCAATAATGACAGGACGGAAGACTTTGTGATTAAGTTTTACTTTTGGAGTGGCAATTAACATCAAAGACTTTGAGATGACTGGTCTTTTGTCGTCAATATAAGTGAATATGTTCCAGGTTACAGTGTGAATACGATTATGAGGTATTTGATACTTTAACTTCTGCTGAAACATGAAAGTCAAAGAACACTAGCAGTCaaaagtccatccatccatccatcatctgccgcttatccggggccgggtcgcgggggcaacagtctaagcaaagacgcccagacttccctctccctagccacttcttccagctcttccggggggaccccgagacgttcccaggccagccgggagacatagtccctccagcgtgtcctaggtcttccccggggcctcctcccggtgagacgtgcctggaacacctccctgggaaggcgtccaggaggcatccgaaatagatgcccgagccacctcagctggctcctctcgatgtggaggagcaacggctctactctgagctcctcccgagtgaccgagcttctcaccctatctctaagggagcgcccagccaccctacggagaaagctcatttcggccgcctgtatccgggatcttgtcctttcggtcatgacccacagctcatgaccataggtgagagtaggaacgtagattgaccggtaaatcgagagctttgccttacagctcagctccttcttcaccacgacagaccggtacagcgaccgcattactgcagaagctgcaccgatccgtctgtcaatctcacgttccatccttccctcactcgtgaacaagaccccaagatacctgaactcctccacttgaggcaggaactctccaccaacctgaagtgggcaatccacccttttccgactgagacaGTCAAAAGTCTGTTTTACATTATTATGACTTTTTCCTCACATTTTATTGTAATAGTTAAGTCATCAAAACTTATGAAATAACACAAACGACATGGTTCATGAGTCATGacaacagttttatatatatatatatatagtctatattCCGGCTCAATAGTTTATATACTTCCAAACATCATCCACACTTGAGACCTGAACACATTTGTTAATCAATATCAGAACACCTGCTTGattgcttaaaggaatagttcgccccaaaatgaaaactttgtcatcatttactcaccctcctgacattagatattttgaagatggctggtaatcaaacagttggtggtccCATTGACTTACATAGTATTTATTTCCCTACTTTGGAAGTaaatggggaccatcaactgtttaaataccagcattcttcaaaatatcttctcctGTGTTCAACgtaagaaactcatacaggtttggaatgacatgaggatgagtaaacaatgacaacattttcattttggggtgaactattccttaaagatTGAATGCTTGTAGTCATGCCCTGCAATGACTTCAATTAGTCACTATGTGTCAGTATTGTTCAACTCTCATAGGGGAGTTGTGTTGAAATGGTGTTTAGACAAAATACAATAAAGACTGAATCTCAGTAGAATATTACAGTGATCAGCTATGTAAACAGCTgtacgattaaaaaaaaaatacattttcattcattgcAGGGGCATAGGCTATATATGTTTATACACACttactggccactttattaggtacaccttgctatcaccgggttggacccccttttgtcttcagaactgccttaattcttcgtggcatagattcaGCAAGGTGTTGGAAGCATTCATTACAGATTCTGGTCCATATTGTCATGATAGCATCACATAGTAGCTGCAGATTtgtccatgatgtgaatctcccgttccagCTCATCCCAAAACtgctctactggattgagatctggtgactgtggaggacatGTGAATAAAGTAAACTGGTCTGAGATgatctgagctttgtgacatggtgcattatcctgatGGAAGTAgacatcagaagatgggtacactgtattcataaagagatggacatggtcagcaacaatactcaggtaggccgtggcatttaaacgatgctcatTTGGTGCCGAGTgacccaaagtgtgccaagaaaatatcccccacaccattacaccaccaccagcctgaaccattgagacaagccAGAACgaatccatgctttcatgttctttacacccaattctgaccctaccatctgaatgtcgcagcagaaatcgaggCACATCAGTTCAGGCAACGTTTTTcgaatcttctattgtccaattttgatGAGCCAGTGTGAATTGTAACTTCTGAAGCAAGACGTCTTCATCACATCTAGATccctgccatgtgattggctgattagcaatttgtgttaccaagcaaatgaATAAGTGTACTTAATAAATTGACAGGTGAGTGTACATGCATAAAtgcacaattattatttattttttttatttaatatcaccTGATTCATTGTAACATTTTGAgcaggttaataaaaaaaaatctaatatttaattaaactagCAATTTAATAAacaggtgtttgtttgtttttaattttatcaatTTATAGACCTTTCTTTGTCCTAAATATCACTCcttcaaataacatttttagtTGGGGGAAAAGTTACTACCTAAAATTGAGTGCAAATGGGTAAACAAATTGtggtttttaagaaataaataacaaatcttTTATAATAATATGATGTGTTGATATATAGCCAGGGGCGAAGTTTGTACCAAAAACAAGTTTTATTGACAGTTCTGAGGCTGTTTGATTTCAAAATAATGGTAAACATGTTTATAACTTTCAGGAAGATTAGAAGGAACAAGATCAGTTTAACATTTCGCAATTTATATGAAATACAACAGCTCAAAACTGAAGAACTAGACGTGGTAACAACATGCAACCATTTAAACAGAGTCCTTAAACTAAAAATACTCTAACAATAATATGCCCAGTTTACAAAGGCTGACATGCAGAGGAAAGGACACGCGAGGCATCTCACACCATCGGCTCATCGGGGTCCAAATGTGTCGCCGCCCTGCTGGTGAACACGTCGACCAGCATGTGTTTGGGAATCTCGGATCCGCGCACGCGCAGGGTGTAGCACGcgtcctccaccttccccaggCTCTGTCGCAGCGTGTGCAGTTTCTTAGACACCTCGTAGGGTCCCGTGTTGCCGATGTAGGAGAAACCGTCGTGGATTTGCCGCAGGAAGCCGCTGAGCTGGAATGGCGTGTCTATGTCTCCGTTACCTACGCTGCTTATGCACATGCGCATCAGCTCGCCCGTCAGGTCCGCGACACCCAGCAGGTAGTCGGTCGGAGTTATCTGGAAGGTCAATACGCATGCAACCTCACCTTCACCCTTCACACAACAGACAAGCAAACAGATAAGCTATTAGTAAATATAATAACGAAACTtcgattttctgtaaagctgctttgcaacgatttgcatcgtgaaaagcgctatacaaataaacgtgAACTGAATTATGGCTTCTAGATCATTAGTATTCTAACTTATAAATGAATGGCTGATTAATCTGGTAGTGACTAGGATGgcatgattcatttaaattaaatctcaATTGGGATTTGGCGGATCTTTTAGTGAAGTGAGGTCATATGTGGCGTTTTTATGCAGGCGAGAGCCCCCTCTGGTCTTCAGATAaagatttactactgatcacagaaccatccttcactgaaaaatattaataatcatctATTAATCGAGGAGCCCTAATAGAGACCCAAATCTTCAGTATGACCAGTAAAGAGCTGCAGCGATGTTACATTTCCGAGTTCAACACACGAACAAAGTGGGACATTTTTCTTTAAGCCCACAGTTTCTGAGTTGAGGGCATCAATAACAGGTTAAGACTTTTGTGACCTTTTtaagtagagatgttccgataccctttttctcttcccgataccgattccgatacctgggctcagggtatcggccgataccgagtactgatccgatacctgggtgtatatctgtatatacagctgtatatactactagccctgtgtaaattgctagaatttttttatggtgtgcttcagacagatccctcaataaaacatgaacaaatacatggtgaactactgtatttattacagtatttttattatctaacatgaatttgacagtattatttattttcttatgcaaaaaagaacttcaaatgcagccaaaaatctaacaccgcaaactaaaaaaggtatttaagttttacaatataactgtataaaaaaactgcaacaaataagtctaggaatataaaaaaagatctattaatcagataatctctaacaagtaaaaaacaagtaaaaaacaagcaaccatctaggcataattattattattatagagatgtattattattactgtaggctacaacagtagctttatatattgtcaatttactcatgtaaaccaaacatttattttaatgggctgccatgaagatctttgagtgtctgtgtttatgatatgacagtattctcaaatgaaacggtaaattctcatgaagtgacggtttatgcgttcgtgtcctcatgacacacagcagagactacaaaacagcgagctctcgcgcatctgtgccagtcacccacagagatgtagattttgcgggagtaatatttaaatagtattttgcagtttaatattcacagacactagtatatattcggctactgtctggagccctgcgttttgacttacacggaagcgactgaacgcagttgccggtactgaatatactcgagagtctgtaactaccggtactacagagacatactgctaaccactgatctataatatagtagcggcttcactgtcttttggcagtttagaatgtgatgagtgatccagtcatatatagataagggctgctaacgcgttttcatttcttcttcgctgctctaaacaggggttgcttgtggcaacacagcacaacttcctgtgttttcaatgcattttgagcagcgaagaagaaccgtgcagcggttaggcaaagcttgcggtcataactaggtcttttttaagaaaatggtatcggatcggtatatgggttcatgtactcgccgatgccgatgccagaatttgttgtggtatcggagatatttccgatactagtatcggaatcggaacaactctatttTTAAGACCAAGTGAGGAATAAATTGAATGGAACACTATATGTTTTATTACTTAATAGTTTGAAGACACTACTTTCAAAAGATCtccattacattttaattgtaactGTATTGATGGCaagttttaaattttataatataagtAACGTACAAAATACGACAGTAGTGTAAGATTACAATAGAATATGTAATGGTTCAATCAGAGCACCTTCattaactgaataaaaaatgtcaaataaacactgatgcCCATTCTTTCTTCATCATTTTTTACAAGCAGAGTTTAAAAATCGTAACGCACTTGATGCCAATTATGACTTTCCAATCTCATAAATACAATCTTCCTAGTAGGACTTTAAAGCACCATTAACATTACTCTGATTCCCTCAATAAAAACCCAATAGGATTTTACCAGTAGGTTTATTGCTGAAAACAGGCTCTGATACTGAATAAATTCATGATTCTTACATCTGTTTTGTACATCACAATAATGTTCACATCTATTGTGGATTATGAAGCATATATACAACTGgcagaagtaaaaagctaaacaTCAGCGATATGATTGtatttggcctacaaaaatacatcaacCCCACCTTGTTTAAGAGTTTATTCACAAACAAAACACCTAGAAAACTGAGAAATCAATGGCCACACGTTTTCACTCACACCGGTCCAGTGCGTCTAAAAATATCTCAATTACAGAGAGACGTGCAAAGCAGACAGCCACCACTGCTTTCTAAAAATAGCAGCAAAAGATGGAGCGATTGTCAAGCAATCTGATAAACCTGGTGAAAGTGCTCTCGGGAACAGAGCCGGTCTGTTTTGGCAAGACAACATCAAGGAAGCTGTGTTTATATTAAGACAAATGCATAAAGCTGACTTTAGGATTCATTACCGTACCTTATTTTCTCTCATGAAGACCAGACGAGCGTTGATTTCCTCCAGGCTGATCAGAGTGCGATGTCTGATGAAGTGATGGAAGGACACGGCCTCAACATACTCCTGAATACCTGGAAATAAGACAAGGACACTCTCTCTATTATCACGGTTCAGCCGTGTGATAGTTCCCAAaactttaatttgattatttaactACACATATTTTGGTTCAATGAACTGCAAAAATCCCACACTAATTTTTGATCAACAACATAGAAAGAActgaaatattgtgaagtattattataatttaaaataactcttctactatgtaaatatattgtaaattgtcatttattctgtattacagctgtattttcagcatcattcctccagtcgtcagtgtcacatgatcatcagaaatcattctaatatgctgatttgctaacATTTCTGGCTCGCACTCCACCTTCTTAATttgcgatctgaatcaaatgattcgcgatctgaTGCTCCGAAgttgcgatctgaatcaaatgattcgcgatttgATGATCCGAAgttgcgatctgaatcaaatgattcgcgatctgaatcaaatgattcgcgatctgaTGCTCCGAAGTTGCGATCTGaatcaagtgattcgcgatctgCGCTCCGGAgttgcgatctgaatcaaacgattcgcgatctgaatcaaatgattcgcgagttGATGCTCCGAAGCTGCGATCTGAATGATTCGCGATCTGCGCTCCGAAGTTCCGatttgaatcaaatgattcgcgatctgcGCTCTGAAGTTCCGATcagaatcaaatgattcgcgatctgcGCTCCGAAGTTCCAATCTGAACCAAATGATTCAAATGTTGTAGTCACTAGATTTTGGTAGGGACACGTCCCTAGCATTCCTATTCAATTCTACACCCTTGGACAATATAAGTATTTTTTActctctttcaaaaaaaaaaacacaaaaaaaacttccTTTTATGAGAAGCATCAAATGcatttataggatttttttttttttttttgccaatcaaACAGTCTTAGTCAGATGATGATAGACTAAACTGTATTTTTGTCCAGCTCTTGTATAAACATCTGGCCAATAATGACAGGACGGAAGACTTTGTGATTAAGTTTTACTTTTGGAGTGGCAATTAACATCAAAGACCTTCTTATCTGTTGCTCCTCGCTCACAGTTCTACATGCAGTGTGACAATGAACAACataaagatgaaaacaaaatctCAGCCCAGAACCCAGCGACTGTTTATGATGTGGAGCATGTGAAAGAGAGCAGGGCATCGCGGTTCCCACAAACACTCCACGTACAGGAGGTTTTGTTGTCTTCTCTCAGGCTCAGCAGGAAGAGAGATAACGTTATCGAGCATGAGATTGGAGACTCCCTCTGCAAGACATTTCTTTGGAGGTTAATTTGTCAGAACAGTCACCTTACAGCATGTAAACACACTAAGGTTGCAGGTCAAAACCACTAACTCCAGCTAAAATTACGACTGCAACACCTGTCGGTCTCTTTTTCTTTgactttaattcttcttcttcaaaaaaaaattacaaaaaattatacacacacacacacacacatatatatattaagatgatacaataaaacatttaataatttaatatataacattataatcacaataaatatgtataaatcagggttattaaaatacttataatatttatatattataatattttgataaaaaaacgATTAAAACCTTAagataaataatatgtaatattcatAAAACTACAACAATATCTCAAATACACCAAAATATCACTGTTTTAAGTGATCatatttgagtttattttttattttatggcaaataaaatgcattttcacaTAATGCTATCTTAGAATAAAAAGCTCCACAAACAGtggaataaatgctttaaaacaacaacaacaacaacatgctaTTCTGTTAATCCTCCAAGCAGATTCAGACAATAAAATAGTAAGGTAATGCAGTTAATGCATTATTGGAAAGTTAATAGGCAAAAATTGACAAACtaagaacaaaacacacaaacaaagaataatgtaaaaataacagCTTCATAAGAACTTTATATTCAAAATTTTGTTAAAACGAAATATTCACAAATAGGGATTTAACAATTAACCACGAGAAACTGATTAAAATGTGACGATTAAAAtcagttgagatgctaaacaaatcacgATCAaattaggggtaggagtttatatgaatgtatgtctgaagggaacttactgtctttagaaaattttagatggtatttttatatgaagataattattttatttgtgttatttacttgatttggggcttgttttaaaagtTCAATTTAGGTTTGTTATTTacctttatatttaaattttgttatttagcagatacttttatccaaagcgacttacaaatgaggacaatagaagcaatcaaaattaaTACAAGGGTAATGATATATACTATAAAGTAATATTTCAGTTTCAATGTTTGGAAAATTTTGGTGTTAAGGGTACTGCCCTAGAATggtttaaatcacatttaaaagatATTTCCCGATTTGTCTTGGAGATCTGTGTTCTACATCAGCTAAATTACATAATGGTGTGCCACAGGGGTCTATACTTGggcctgttttattttcattatatatgggCCCTTTGggctaaatattatattaaaatataatattgtcaTTTATATGCAGATAACACTCTGTGACAGTTATATATCCCTCCAGATCCAAATGTATCTCAATACTTTGATGGACTTTCTCAGTGTTTAGGTGAGATAAGAGCCTGGCTGCAAGTAACGTTCTTCATCTGAATACTAATAAGACTGAGTGTGTTGTTTTTGGACCACCTTCTGTTTCCAGGGAAATTTTAAGTAGGTTGGCCGCTTTGAagatttttagatatattttagatCATGTTAAGTATTTGGGTGTTATGATGGATTCAGTCTTGGTTTTAGATAAGCAGGTTACTAGTGTTGTGAGGGCTGCCTTTTATCATCTCAGAATTATTTATAAACCgaaaacatttctctcttttaAGGATCTGGAGACTATAATTCATGCCTTTGTGACATCACGCATCGATTACTGTAATTATGTTTATACAGGTATTTCACAGGGACAATTATCTCGTCTTCAATTAGTATAAAATGCTACTGCCAGACTATTGACTCGCACAAAGAAGAGAGCATGAGAATGTTTTCTTTAGACTGATTACTTGTAGAATTGAGAATTGAATTCAAGGTTTTGCTGATGGTTTTTAAAAGCATTGCTCCAAAATATATTGTTGTTGACCTAtcgattcattatcaaagttaaaGAAACTTGAGATCTTCGAATCAGATGATTCTTCATGTTCCCAAAACAAGATTAAAATCAAAGGGTGATAGATAAGTCTTTCATAGTGGCTGCTCCTCGATTATGAAGCCCTCTCCCAATGCACATTAAATCTTCCCTATCTGTGCATGCTTTTACGTCTAGATTGAAATCCTTTTTGGTAGAGCTTTTAGAATTGAATAGAGTGACCAATTATGTTGAATCTTGTTTTGT
The Carassius auratus strain Wakin chromosome 38, ASM336829v1, whole genome shotgun sequence genome window above contains:
- the tsnax gene encoding translin-associated protein X; amino-acid sequence: MSKREDDRCGRKLKTEAEVCMNPDSSVIAAFKVFQQELDTKHDKHERLVKISRDVTIESKRTIFLLHRVTSVPDVEEILTEADVKLDAVRQKIGQIAEELKGEDLHQFHRAFTPGIQEYVEAVSFHHFIRHRTLISLEEINARLVFMRENKGEGEVACVLTFQITPTDYLLGVADLTGELMRMCISSVGNGDIDTPFQLSGFLRQIHDGFSYIGNTGPYEVSKKLHTLRQSLGKVEDACYTLRVRGSEIPKHMLVDVFTSRAATHLDPDEPMV